The genome window ACTTGCTTTCCGCCTGAAAGCAAACCAGAAAAGACGCTGGTCCTTTTATGATAATTTTCCGTTCCGTCGGCCCTTCATGCGAAAAATCAATCCGGATATAGTCCAGTCCCTCCAGAGCCGCCAGTACTTTGTCCGCCCACTCGATTAAAAGAACCGCATCCGACCCCAGATAATCTGAAATCCCCAGATTCTCGAATTCCTCGATTGATTTGAGCCGGTAGGCATCGATATGATACACCGTAAGCCGTCCGTCCCGGGCGCAATACTCATTCATCAGGACAAACGTCGGACTGTTCACCGCTCCCAGCCCCGCCGCCCCCAGTCCGGCTGCAACCCCCTTGATAAAATGCGTCTTGCCCGTTCCGAGCGTCCCAATCAAGGCGGCCGTTTCGCCCCCCTTCAGCGCCGCCCCGAACCGCCGGCCCAACTCTATCGTCTCTTCGGGCGAATGCGTAATCGTTTCAAAAACGTTTGCCTTGGTCATAAATGGTCATATCCCCGCGGCACCAGCGGTTCCACCCGCCCGTCCGGCATCCGAATCTGCATCCGGCGGCTGTCCGTAATCCGCCCGATGACGGTCAGCGGAACCATCGAAAAACCCTTCAATTTTTCCCACTGGTCCTCCCGCAGCGTAAAGAGCAGTTCAAAATCCTCGCCGTCATTCAGTGCCGCCCCAAGCGGGTCGGGCATTTGTCCGGCCGCCTGCGAAATGGGAACGGCCTCCGCCTCCACCAGGGCCCCGACGCCGCTTTGCGTACAGATTCGGCTCAGGTCTGTGCTCAAGCCGTCCGTGATATCCATCATCGAATGAATCCGGGCCAGCCGCGTCATCTCCAGCGCCTCCCTCACCCGCGGCACAAACTCCAGATGCTTGCCCAGAATAGACCCGCCCAGCGTGCCGGTTACGCAAATCAGGTCTCCGACCTGGGCTCCGCTTCGCCGCACCGGCGGATGATGCCCGCTGGGCCGGCTGAGCATCGTATAGCAGAGAACCAGTTTGCCCTCCGGATTCCGCCATTTCGTAATATCCCCTCCTACTACTTCGCAGTCAAAGGGCTCCCCCGCCCGCACGCGGCCGTAATGCAGCTGTTTGAGATGCTCGATGCCGAAATCCGTCGGCAGCGACACCGCCGCTACGGCACAAAGGGGCACCGTCGCCATCGCTGCACAATCGCTCAGCGAGGCCGCCATCGCTTTATAGCCCGCCTGCTCAAGCGTGCAGGAGGACAGATCAAAATGCACCCCGTCCATCAGCGTATCGGTGGTAATCAGAACCGATACCCCCTCCGCCAGCTGAATTTCGGCCATGTCATCCCCTATCCCTATCGGAAACCGTTTTGGATCCAGCCGGGACTGTCGGACAAACCAGGATGTAATTTGGTCTTCACGCGACATAAATTTTTTCTATTTGCTCTTCCGGATCACTGTTCTTTGATTTTTTCTTTCCAATACTGAATTTGCGCTCGGGTATTTTGAAGACTGCCGGCGCCGAGCGTCTTGTAGTTCCTGCACACGCCGGCGGGGTCCAAAACCTCATACACATCCCTATCAATCACCCGGCAGACGGCCTGCATCTGCTCCAGAGCCAGCTGCGACAGTTTGACTTTGCCCTCTTTTTCGCACTGGGCCACGAGGGTCCCGACAATCCCGTGCGCCTCCCGGAACGGCATCCCCTTGCCGACAAGATACTCGGCCATCGCCGTTGCATCCAGAAAACCCTGGTCTAATCCATCGGCAATCTGCTTTGTCTGAAAAACCGTATGCTCAACAATCGCCCTCGCCATCTGCACGCAGGCCTCCGTTACATCGGCCGCCCGAAATACATGCAGCTTGTCCTCCTGCAGGTCCCGATTGTAGGCGGACGGCTGGGCCTTCAGAATCGTCAGCATCCCTACAAGGGCCCCATAGACTGAACCGGTCTTGCCTCGAATCAGCTCCAGCATATCCGGATTGCGTTTTTGCGGCATCATACTCGACGAGGTGCAGTAGGCATCCGCGATTCGGATAAAGCCGAACTCGGTTGTCGCAAACAGAATCCAGTCCTCCGCCAGTCGGGACAGATGGGCAGCAATCAAAGAGCAGCAGAAAATAAACTCCGCACAAAAATCCCGATCCGAAACGGAATCAATACTGTTATAGGTAATGTCGGCAAAACCGAGCGACTTGGCCGTCATTTCCCGGTCCAGCGGGAGAGTTGAACCCGCCACGGCCCCGCTGCCCAGCGGACAGACATTCAGACGTGTGCGGCAGTCTTTCAGACGGCTCCAGTCCCTGGCCAGCATCTCCACAAAGCTGAGCAGATACGCCCCAATCGTCACCGGCTGAGCCCGCTGCAGGTGCGTATAGGCGGGCATAATCTCCTGTGCATACTGCTCGGCCTGTTTGACCAGCGCCCGCTGCAGGTCCGTCAGATATGCCTGCAGGATCTCAATCTCATCGCGCATCCACAGCCGCAGGTCCGTTGCCACCTGGTCATTGCGGCTTCTTCCGGTGTGCAGCTTCTTACCCGCCTCGCCGATTTTGGCAATCAGCGCCGCCTCGACCGCCATATGAATATCCTCCTGCCGTTTGTCAAACACAAACCGGCCGGAGGCAATTTCCTCGGCAATCTCCAAAAGCCCCTTTTTGATGTCCGCCAACTCGGCCCGGGTAATCAGCCCCCGTGCGGCCAGCATTTCAGCATGCGCAATCGAACCGGCGATATCGTGCTTATACAACCGCCTGTCAAACGACAGCGACTCGACAAAATCGACCGCCAGTTCATCCGGACCGCCCGAAAGCCGCTTTTCCCAGCTCTTTTCACCTTGTGCCATGGTCAGCCTCCAAACCGAATAAAAGACCTCTCGTGTCTATTTCGAAATCATAGACCGCCGCAGAAAAACTGTCAATTGAAGAT of Anaerohalosphaeraceae bacterium contains these proteins:
- the tsaE gene encoding tRNA (adenosine(37)-N6)-threonylcarbamoyltransferase complex ATPase subunit type 1 TsaE; translation: MTKANVFETITHSPEETIELGRRFGAALKGGETAALIGTLGTGKTHFIKGVAAGLGAAGLGAVNSPTFVLMNEYCARDGRLTVYHIDAYRLKSIEEFENLGISDYLGSDAVLLIEWADKVLAALEGLDYIRIDFSHEGPTERKIIIKGPASFLVCFQAESKSAGFPPSSFAEASEDKPRE
- a CDS encoding thiamine-phosphate kinase; amino-acid sequence: MSREDQITSWFVRQSRLDPKRFPIGIGDDMAEIQLAEGVSVLITTDTLMDGVHFDLSSCTLEQAGYKAMAASLSDCAAMATVPLCAVAAVSLPTDFGIEHLKQLHYGRVRAGEPFDCEVVGGDITKWRNPEGKLVLCYTMLSRPSGHHPPVRRSGAQVGDLICVTGTLGGSILGKHLEFVPRVREALEMTRLARIHSMMDITDGLSTDLSRICTQSGVGALVEAEAVPISQAAGQMPDPLGAALNDGEDFELLFTLREDQWEKLKGFSMVPLTVIGRITDSRRMQIRMPDGRVEPLVPRGYDHL
- the argH gene encoding argininosuccinate lyase, which encodes MAQGEKSWEKRLSGGPDELAVDFVESLSFDRRLYKHDIAGSIAHAEMLAARGLITRAELADIKKGLLEIAEEIASGRFVFDKRQEDIHMAVEAALIAKIGEAGKKLHTGRSRNDQVATDLRLWMRDEIEILQAYLTDLQRALVKQAEQYAQEIMPAYTHLQRAQPVTIGAYLLSFVEMLARDWSRLKDCRTRLNVCPLGSGAVAGSTLPLDREMTAKSLGFADITYNSIDSVSDRDFCAEFIFCCSLIAAHLSRLAEDWILFATTEFGFIRIADAYCTSSSMMPQKRNPDMLELIRGKTGSVYGALVGMLTILKAQPSAYNRDLQEDKLHVFRAADVTEACVQMARAIVEHTVFQTKQIADGLDQGFLDATAMAEYLVGKGMPFREAHGIVGTLVAQCEKEGKVKLSQLALEQMQAVCRVIDRDVYEVLDPAGVCRNYKTLGAGSLQNTRAQIQYWKEKIKEQ